The genomic region GGTTTGAACGCGTCCGCAAGAACCACAAGCGAATCGAGAATCGTTTCGAGTTCTTACCAGAATCCTTTCGGAGTTTTTCTTACCGATCTCGGAGGTGACAATTCTCAGAACTACGGCGACGGAAACGCGGACGGATTCGACGATCATTTTCTGACGCCGAAAGCGGTTTCGATGGATATCTGCAGAATCGTCGCGTATAAATCCGTCGCGAAAGGCGGACCCGCTCCCGGAACCGAAACATTAGAAAATTCTAATCTTTCATTGTTTACGATGTCTAAAATCACGGGGACTCCCGCCCAGGACGGGGCTAACGTTTGCGCGCAAGGAAGCGCTATCGTAAATTTAAAAAGAATGGGAGACTCCGGATTTCTGCGGGTCGATTCGATTCCGTCCGAGGAACTTCCGAATTACGATCGGATCGGAATCGTAGTTCAGGCTTTTACGTATTACTTCGCCCCCGAAGACGTTCCCGAAAATTCCTATCGTTACGTTTCCCTTCACCTCAACAACGTTTCCTCCACAAACGACGATCGAGGTACGATCACCGCGAAAATCTTTCAGAAAGATTGTCCCGCTTCGTTCTTAAGTTCTCCCGATCTTTTCGGCGGCGGCGGATTCAACGGTCCGTGTCACCTTACGGAATTGTCGATCGATTCGTCCACGGGTTCGTTGATTCAGTCTTTGACTTCGACCAATCCGACCAACAATCCAGAAATGTTCATCAATCCTCCGTCCGCTTCGACGATTGCAAACGCGACCCCGAATCAAAAACTGAAATTCAAACAACCGGCTTCGGCGGCCCTACTCGCATCGAATTCTCCGTTCGTTTTGGTTTTGGATTTTAATACGACTACGACCGGAAGCGGAAAATTCAGATTCGACGTTTCGGTGGATAAGGTTTTATTTTGGGATTCCAATTCGACGAACAACGTATTCTCTCCCCAATTGGATTCTGCAGACAGACCCAATGCGACGGACGGTTCGGACAATTTGACCAACACTTCCAGAAGAAATCTGATCTTTCACCTTCCTACTATTTTAGGCAAAACCCAGTAAGGTTCGTAACGAAAAAAGGAATTTGCAAAAAATAAAATATACAAAAATATAACGGAGACGGAGTTCCCTTCGACATAAAAGCATCCTCCGTTTTATTAAAAAAGAAGTGCGTTCCCGAGCGTTTTTGTTTTTCTCTCATTGATATTTCGAAAACGATCGACGCGTTCGTATTCTTCGGAGGTTTTGAACATGTCCGAAACTATATTAGAAATATTGAAAGGAACAAAATGCGGCGATTGCGGTTTTCAAACGACCGAACCTTCGTTCGCTTGCGCTCAGTGCGGAAGTTCGAAAATTTCCGAGGTCCGATTCTCCGGTAAAGGAAAAATTTATACATACACGGTCGTGCACGTAGGCTTCGGTCATCTCGCAAAAAGAGCGCCTTATGTTCTTGCGGTGATCGAGTTGGAGGAAGGAATCAAAACGATGGGAATCTTGGAAGGAGAAGTTTCCGGCGTTTCCGTAACCGAATCGGTAAAGATCGATCTTCCCGTTCGATTTCAAAGAGAAGAATCCGGAACCGGATTCCTATTCAACCCCGCTTAGTTCTTTTGCAGGGCTTGAGAAAAATCAAGTCCCGTGACAATTATCTGACAAAAAAATTCTATCGTGAATTTTCCTCCTAATATAAGCTGGTTCGCATATATAGAGGTGATTTTCGATGAACTCCAAAAATATGATCATTTCCATCGTAATCGCTCTTACCTCTTTGGTTCTTTTTCTGAACTGCGGAGATAAGTCCGAGAAACCAGCTGAAACCCCTGCGCCAGCCGCAACGGAAACCGCTTCAGCCCTTAGCCCCGAACTTCAAAAAGGACAGGAAATCTTTTTACAAAATTGCTCTTCCTGTCACGGTGAAAAAGGAGCTGGAGACGGAGCGGCGGCCGCGAGCCTCAATCCGAAACCTCGTAACTACAAGGCGCCTGCGGCTCAGTGGAAGAATGGAAACACGGAAGCGGGAATCTTGAAAACTTTGAACAACGGGATTCCGGCGAGCCCGATGGTCGCTTACAAGTTCTTAGGCGATGAGAATCTGAAACTACTTGCGAAATACGTAGTTCACCTTTCTCAAAACTAAGAATTCCTTTTCGGGTCGGACGACTTTCGTTTTCCGACCCACTTCCGGTTTTTCGACTGGTATTTTTTAAACCCTCAAAACACGCTATTCTTGTGAATCCCAACAACCAACTTCCACCCTGCGGTGAAGACTGCGGAATCAGTAGGACCTCTCCCAATGCAAGGGAAGAAAAAACTTACACCAAACTCGGTATCTTTTTGATCCTGTTCGGAATTTCATCCAAACCTAAGGCCGTTAAATTTTATTGCAAAAAATGCGGGCGACAATTTGACCAATTGTCTCCGACCGAACTCGGAAATTATGCGTAATTCGATTGACTTTAATGGAATTTAGCGATTTTTAGTTGAAAGATTCTTTATGTCCGACGAATTCAAAATTTTCGTAGATCTCTCCGTTTCCGTTCCCATCATCCATATCGAAGGAGAAATCACTTCGGAAGCGGACGAGGAAATCGTCGGAAAATACGAATCTATTCCCGCCGAAAAAAGAAACAGAGTGATCCTGAACTTTCAGGGAACTTCCTACATAAATTCCGCCGGGATCGCTACTTTAATCAGCCTGATCACCAGAGCCTCCGAAACGAAAGGCAAGATCGAATTCGCAGGTTTGAACGAACATTTCAGAAAGGTGATGGACATCGTCGGATTAACCGATTTCGTCTTAATCCACAATTCTCTTCAAGAAGCTCTTAAGTAATCCACTTCCGTTTTTTAAAATCCTCGATTACGATTTCCAAATCCCCGGGCGTGTCCACGGACAACCCCGCTTCCTTGGCGAGATAAACTCCGATTCCGTAACCCGCTTCGATCGCTCGGAGTTGTTCGAGAGATTCCGATTCTTCCAAAGCGCTTTTCGGGAGAGAATTGTACTTCAACAAAAAATCCCTGTCGTATCCGTAAATCCCCAGATGTCGATACAAGGGAACCGTGGCCTTAAACTGACTCGGGATCAAGGATCTGGAAAAGTAGATCGCCTTTCCGTTTTGATCCATGATGACCTTTACCCGATTGGGATCGGTTCCATGAGAACTTTCTAATATAGGAACGGCCGCGGTGCTCATCGTCCATTCGGGATGAGAAGCCTTTAAACTCGCGACCCCGTCCACGAGTTCGGGTTCGATTCCTGGTTCGTCGCCTTGGATGTTTACGATCACGGAAAAATCCGGAAACTTTTCGGCGACTTCGATGATACGATCGGTTCCGGAAGGATGATCCGCGCTCGTCATCACACTTTTACCGCCGAATTTTAATACGACATCGTGGATTCTTTCGTCGTCGGTGGCGACCACAAGCTCGGAAAGAGTGGTCGACCGGGAGGCATTCCGGTACGTCCACTCGATCATCGTTTTATCCCCGATTTTTGCGAGAGGTTTTCCCGGAAAGCGAGAGCTCGCATAACGCGCCGGGATCACTCCAAGAATTTTTCTCATCAGTTGACGATAAACTCGGTAAAGTAAACTTCCTGAATTTTTCCTTCGGTAAGAATATGATTCACCTGAGCTTTGATCTCTTCGCGGAGATCCAATTGATCCTCGATGTTGATCAGTTCGTCCTTGGACTTTCTTCCCACGATCAGGTTGATCAAGTCGCGCATCTGCGCGTTTCTTTCCGCGAGTTCGGCGGATAAGGTCTGGTCTTCCTTTGCGATCCCAAAAGCGAGTTTCATTTTCACGAAGTGAGCCTCGCCCTTGTCCGAGGTGTTGATTCTAAATTCTTCCGTAAAGTTGTAGTTGGCCAACGGCGGAGGCGGTTTTACCAGAGCTACGTTCTTCATCTGTTTAAACGTACTAGTCGCCGTTTGTTTCGCGACTACCATCGCGATGATCGCGACGATGATAATTCCGAATATGGC from Leptospira kmetyi serovar Malaysia str. Bejo-Iso9 harbors:
- a CDS encoding Zn-ribbon domain-containing OB-fold protein — translated: MSETILEILKGTKCGDCGFQTTEPSFACAQCGSSKISEVRFSGKGKIYTYTVVHVGFGHLAKRAPYVLAVIELEEGIKTMGILEGEVSGVSVTESVKIDLPVRFQREESGTGFLFNPA
- the srpA gene encoding sigma factor sigX-regulated lipoprotein SrpA, coding for MKQESFGRKIKILFFSVAVLLSVDCNKDKKNSDDLLLAAVLLNAGNAEFRLSDSVGLNASARTTSESRIVSSSYQNPFGVFLTDLGGDNSQNYGDGNADGFDDHFLTPKAVSMDICRIVAYKSVAKGGPAPGTETLENSNLSLFTMSKITGTPAQDGANVCAQGSAIVNLKRMGDSGFLRVDSIPSEELPNYDRIGIVVQAFTYYFAPEDVPENSYRYVSLHLNNVSSTNDDRGTITAKIFQKDCPASFLSSPDLFGGGGFNGPCHLTELSIDSSTGSLIQSLTSTNPTNNPEMFINPPSASTIANATPNQKLKFKQPASAALLASNSPFVLVLDFNTTTTGSGKFRFDVSVDKVLFWDSNSTNNVFSPQLDSADRPNATDGSDNLTNTSRRNLIFHLPTILGKTQ
- a CDS encoding c-type cytochrome, whose translation is MNSKNMIISIVIALTSLVLFLNCGDKSEKPAETPAPAATETASALSPELQKGQEIFLQNCSSCHGEKGAGDGAAAASLNPKPRNYKAPAAQWKNGNTEAGILKTLNNGIPASPMVAYKFLGDENLKLLAKYVVHLSQN
- the kdsB gene encoding 3-deoxy-manno-octulosonate cytidylyltransferase, yielding MRKILGVIPARYASSRFPGKPLAKIGDKTMIEWTYRNASRSTTLSELVVATDDERIHDVVLKFGGKSVMTSADHPSGTDRIIEVAEKFPDFSVIVNIQGDEPGIEPELVDGVASLKASHPEWTMSTAAVPILESSHGTDPNRVKVIMDQNGKAIYFSRSLIPSQFKATVPLYRHLGIYGYDRDFLLKYNSLPKSALEESESLEQLRAIEAGYGIGVYLAKEAGLSVDTPGDLEIVIEDFKKRKWIT
- a CDS encoding flagellar basal body-associated FliL family protein encodes the protein MGDAEIDEEEGGLPAAEGGGGTSPIIKWLLYVAGAIFGIIIVAIIAMVVAKQTATSTFKQMKNVALVKPPPPLANYNFTEEFRINTSDKGEAHFVKMKLAFGIAKEDQTLSAELAERNAQMRDLINLIVGRKSKDELINIEDQLDLREEIKAQVNHILTEGKIQEVYFTEFIVN
- a CDS encoding STAS domain-containing protein; translation: MSDEFKIFVDLSVSVPIIHIEGEITSEADEEIVGKYESIPAEKRNRVILNFQGTSYINSAGIATLISLITRASETKGKIEFAGLNEHFRKVMDIVGLTDFVLIHNSLQEALK